A stretch of DNA from Brevibacterium sp. CBA3109:
GGTCGCCGGCATCGCGGACCTCCGTGACGAGTCCTCGGGACGTACAGGACAGCGTCTGGTCATCGTGCTCAAGCGCGATGCGGTGGCGAAGGTCGTGCTCAACAACCTCTACAAGCACACGTCACTGCAGGAGAACTTCTCAGCGAACATGCTGGCGATCGTCGACAGCGTGCCGCGCACCCTCAGTCTGGACTCGTTCCTGCGCCTGTGGGTCAAGCACCAGATCGAAGTCATCGTCCGACGCACCGAATTCCGTCTGCGCAAGGCCGAGGAGCGCGCGCATATCCTGCGTGGCTACCTCAAGGCACTCGATGCCCTCGACGAGGTCATTGCTCTGATCCGTCGTTCACCCTCTTCCGATGAAGCTCGTACAGGTCTGATGGAGCTCCTCGAGGTCGATGAGATTCAGGCCAATGCCATTCTTGATCTGCAGCTGCGCCGCCTCGCCGCCCTGGAACGCCTTAAGATTCAGGAAGAGGCAGACAAGATCGAGCAGCAGATCGCCGAGTTCAAATACATCCTCGCGACTCCCGCCCGTCAGCGTGAGATCGTGTCGGAAGAACTCGATGAGATCGTCGAACGCTACGGCGACGACCGCCGGACAAAGATCCTGGCCGGATTCGACGGAGATGTGTCGATGGAAGACCTGATCCCGGAAGAAGAGGTCGTCGTCACCATCACCCGCGGCGGATACGCCAAGCGCACCCAGAATCACCTGTACCGGGCACAGCACCGTGGTGGTAAGGGCATCAAGGGCGCAAACCTGCGTGGAGATGACGTCGTCGAGCAGTTCTTCGTCACCTCCACACACAACTGGCTGCTGTTCTTCACGAACACCGGTCGCGTCTACCGGGCCAAGGCCTACGAGCTCCCAGAAGGTTCACGGGATGCCAAGGGTCAGCACGTGGCGAACCTGCTCGCTCTGCAGCCGGGTGAGACGATCGCCAAGGTGCTCTCCATCCGAGACTACGAAGAAGCCGACTTCCTCATCCTGGCCACGCAGTCCGGTGTCGTGAAGAAGACCCGTCTGAGTGAGTACGACTCGAACCGCACAGGCGGCGTCATCGCGATCAACCTCCGTGAGTACAAGGGACAGCCAGACGAGCTGGTCTCCGCACGGATCGTCAGCTCCGAGGACCACCTTCTGATGATCTCCCGCAAGGGAATGTCGATCCGGTTCGCAGCCGACGACGACTCGATTCGCCCCCTGGGCCGAGTCACCGGCGGTGTGACCGGAATGAAGTTCAAGGGCGATGACGAGCTGCTGACCATGGACGTCATCCAGCCAGACACCTTCGTCTTCGTTGTGACAGAGGGTGGCTATGCGAAGCGGACTCCGGTCGATGAATACCGTCTGCAGGGCCGTGGTGGCCTGGGAATCCGGGTTGCCAAGATCACGGAGCAGCGCGGAGACTTGGTGGGCGGACTGATCGTCGATGAGGGAGAAGAAGTCCTTGTCGTCATGGAACGCGGTAAGATCGTACGGTCGAATATCGATGAAGTTCCGGCAAAGGGACGCAACACCATGGGTGTGGTGTTCGCGAAACCGGGCAAGAATGATCGTATTATCGCTGTAACGCGTGGACCCGAGACCGTGGTCGAAGAACTTGACGAAGAAGCTGAGGAACCGGAAGGTGAGGACGTAGAGCCTCAGACCGGCAGCGAGGATGTGGAAGAGTGAGCGAGAACAAACAGCCAGGCTCAGGCAAGATCATACGCACGTCCAGTGGCTCCACCCGCTTGACAGCAGGATCGTCGAAGGACGGGGAGAAGGCTGATCATTCTTCCGGCTCCGATGACCCGGGCGGCTCCGGCGAATCGGCGGGCTCGAATAGATCGGCAAGATCGGGTGAATCGGGTGCTGCACCCGATAAGACCCGAGTCGTTGCTCCCCCTACGCCCAAGGCCTCGCCGAAGCCGAGCAAGGCTCCCTCGGCCGGTCAGTCCTCAGCCGGTTCGGCCTCCGGCCGGCAGCCCTCTGCCGGGACCTCCACCGGTGGCTCGACGCCTTCGAGTCAGGCAACCGGTTCGCAGAACTCAGCGTCCGGAAGTGGTCCGGCCACCTCGGGGATGGGATCAGCGTCCAACACCATTCGCGCCAGCTCCGGCAGCGTGAAAATGGGCGTCAAGAACATGGTCGACAGCGGCAAAGGCAGCAAAAAGAAGAAGGGCCCGCGAACGGTTCGCCTCACTGTGTCAGCGGTGGACCCATGGTCGGTCATGAAGATGTCGTTCCTCATGTCAGTGGCCATCGGCATCGCCACCATCGTGGCATTCATCGTGCTCTGGGTCGTCCTCCAGGCCACGGGCGTCATGAGCGGTCTGGAAACGACGATCTCCGAAGTTGCCGGCGCGGAATCGGCCGAGAAGATCGTCGGGATATTCGGTTTCGGACGAGTTGTGGCCGCCGGCTTCATCATCGCAGTCATCAACATCGTCCTGATGACTGCCCTGTCCACTCTCGGTGCGTTCATCTACAACATCGGATCCCTCATCGCGGGTGGATTCCATCTGACACTGACCGACGACTGAGACCTGCGGCAGCCTCTTTCGGTGCTATGTGCTCCTACCTGCTCCCAGAACCTGGCGGCGGCTCGGAATCCCAGTCTGGGAATTCCGAGCCGCCGTCGGGCGGTTCAGGGGAGGATCGCAGAGTATGATGAGGTCATGTGAGGCGAGTCACTGTCGGCCGATTTGTGTTGGAATGACCCGTTGGGTATCGTTTTACTTCGGGTTCACCCCCTGAAAAGGGCCTATAGCTCAGGCGGTTAGAGCGCTTCGCTGATAACGAAGAGGTCCCTGGTTCAAGTCCAGGTAGGCCCACATCCTTTCGAGGAGGATCATGAAGAAGTGGATTCTCAGTGGTCTCACGCTTGTGGGACTCGGAGTTTTCTTCCGGTGGCGGCACAGTAATCAGAGTGCCCAAGCCGAATGGTCCGAACACACCGAC
This window harbors:
- the gyrA gene encoding DNA gyrase subunit A — its product is MADENDIGTEINRVEQVDLNLEMQRSYLDYAMSVIVGRALPDVRDGLKPVHRRVLYAMFDGGYRPDRNFSKCSRVVGDVMGQYHPHGDTAIYDAMVRLVQPWTMRYPLVAGQGNFGSPGDDGAAAPRYTECKMAPLALEMVRDIEEGTVDFQDNYDGRNQEPTVLPSRFPNLLVNGSSGIAVGMATNIPPHNLREVAAGAQWLLAHPEVSKEEALEALLGIVKGPDFPMAATILGRKGIDDMYRTGRGSITQRAVVEVEEIQGRTCLVVTELPHMVNPDTLAAKIASYVKDGKVAGIADLRDESSGRTGQRLVIVLKRDAVAKVVLNNLYKHTSLQENFSANMLAIVDSVPRTLSLDSFLRLWVKHQIEVIVRRTEFRLRKAEERAHILRGYLKALDALDEVIALIRRSPSSDEARTGLMELLEVDEIQANAILDLQLRRLAALERLKIQEEADKIEQQIAEFKYILATPARQREIVSEELDEIVERYGDDRRTKILAGFDGDVSMEDLIPEEEVVVTITRGGYAKRTQNHLYRAQHRGGKGIKGANLRGDDVVEQFFVTSTHNWLLFFTNTGRVYRAKAYELPEGSRDAKGQHVANLLALQPGETIAKVLSIRDYEEADFLILATQSGVVKKTRLSEYDSNRTGGVIAINLREYKGQPDELVSARIVSSEDHLLMISRKGMSIRFAADDDSIRPLGRVTGGVTGMKFKGDDELLTMDVIQPDTFVFVVTEGGYAKRTPVDEYRLQGRGGLGIRVAKITEQRGDLVGGLIVDEGEEVLVVMERGKIVRSNIDEVPAKGRNTMGVVFAKPGKNDRIIAVTRGPETVVEELDEEAEEPEGEDVEPQTGSEDVEE
- a CDS encoding DUF3566 domain-containing protein, with protein sequence MSENKQPGSGKIIRTSSGSTRLTAGSSKDGEKADHSSGSDDPGGSGESAGSNRSARSGESGAAPDKTRVVAPPTPKASPKPSKAPSAGQSSAGSASGRQPSAGTSTGGSTPSSQATGSQNSASGSGPATSGMGSASNTIRASSGSVKMGVKNMVDSGKGSKKKKGPRTVRLTVSAVDPWSVMKMSFLMSVAIGIATIVAFIVLWVVLQATGVMSGLETTISEVAGAESAEKIVGIFGFGRVVAAGFIIAVINIVLMTALSTLGAFIYNIGSLIAGGFHLTLTDD